From one Zhongshania sp. R06B22 genomic stretch:
- the tal gene encoding transaldolase, translating into MSNKLDQLKQFTDVVADTGDIEAIRRFSPQDATTNPSLILKAAELPQYQALIKGLIEAQSKGQRDAQWLQRAATQLAVEIGAEICHLVPGKVSTEVDARLSFNTDAMVAEGRYITELYQQKGIGKDRLLIKIASTWEGIQAAKILEKEGIECNLTLLFSLIQAAACADAGATLISPFVGRILDWHVARGLKPNTANDDPGVQSVIAIYSYYKQHGYKTIVMGASFRNIGEIEALSGCDRLTISPALLAELSEDQEMLVRQLRPDMHFSSHDKLELNESAFRWALNEDAMASEKLAEGIRAFAADQVKLEALLSEWN; encoded by the coding sequence ATGAGTAATAAGTTAGATCAACTAAAACAATTTACCGATGTGGTTGCCGATACTGGCGACATTGAAGCAATACGCCGCTTTTCACCCCAAGATGCCACTACCAATCCATCATTGATTCTCAAAGCCGCTGAGCTACCTCAGTACCAAGCGCTTATCAAAGGTCTAATTGAAGCACAAAGTAAAGGTCAGCGAGATGCTCAGTGGTTGCAGAGAGCAGCGACCCAACTAGCCGTCGAAATTGGCGCCGAAATTTGTCATTTAGTGCCCGGCAAAGTATCTACCGAAGTGGACGCACGGCTTTCATTTAACACCGACGCAATGGTTGCCGAAGGCCGCTATATTACCGAGCTTTACCAACAAAAAGGCATAGGAAAAGATCGCCTACTCATCAAGATTGCCTCTACCTGGGAAGGTATTCAAGCTGCAAAAATATTGGAAAAAGAAGGCATCGAGTGCAATCTGACACTACTTTTTAGCCTTATTCAAGCGGCGGCATGCGCCGACGCTGGTGCCACGCTAATCTCACCGTTTGTAGGCCGCATTTTAGATTGGCATGTCGCGCGCGGGCTGAAACCAAACACCGCCAACGATGATCCCGGCGTACAATCTGTTATCGCCATCTATAGCTATTACAAGCAGCACGGCTATAAAACCATTGTGATGGGCGCGAGCTTTCGCAATATTGGAGAAATTGAGGCTTTATCGGGTTGCGACCGCTTAACAATAAGCCCCGCACTGCTAGCCGAGTTGAGTGAAGACCAAGAAATGCTAGTGCGCCAACTTCGCCCTGATATGCATTTTAGCAGCCACGACAAGCTAGAACTCAACGAGTCAGCATTTCGCTGGGCACTCAATGAAGACGCAATGGCAAGCGAAAAGCTCGCCGAGGGTATTCGCGCCTTTGCCGCTGACCAAGTTAAACTAGAAGCCTTACTTAGCGAGTGGAACTAA
- the dusA gene encoding tRNA dihydrouridine(20/20a) synthase DusA, whose protein sequence is MHKKLINRRFCVAPMLDWSDRHCRVFWRQLTTEAVLYTEMITTGALIHGDAERHLNFSDIEHPVALQLGGSDTEALAHSVSLAEKWGYDEVNLNCGCPSDRVQNGFFGACLMSRPSLVADCVKAMKDVTALPITVKHRIGIDEQEGYGPLQDFVAAIAEAGTDAIIVHARKAWLQGLSPKENREVPPLNYDLVYQLKRDFPDLEIIINGGIQTLEDASSQLSYVDGIMMGRSAYQTPYILGNVDSQFYGKDHQITSRGEIIRGLFPYIEMELSKGTRLNHITRHMLGVFNGEPGGRLFRRYISEHAHRPNAGIEVLEHALQLTEQAMLTMIGKRTVINE, encoded by the coding sequence ATGCACAAAAAATTAATTAATCGCCGGTTTTGCGTTGCACCAATGCTCGACTGGTCAGACCGTCACTGCCGAGTTTTTTGGCGCCAACTCACCACAGAAGCCGTGCTTTACACCGAGATGATAACCACCGGCGCACTCATTCACGGCGACGCCGAACGCCATCTCAATTTTAGTGATATCGAGCACCCCGTGGCATTGCAACTCGGGGGCAGCGACACCGAGGCATTGGCACATTCAGTAAGCCTTGCGGAAAAATGGGGCTACGACGAGGTTAACTTAAACTGCGGCTGCCCCTCAGATCGGGTTCAAAATGGTTTTTTTGGCGCTTGCCTAATGTCGCGACCATCTCTGGTTGCCGATTGTGTGAAGGCAATGAAGGATGTCACCGCACTTCCCATTACGGTAAAGCACCGCATTGGAATAGATGAGCAAGAAGGTTACGGCCCCTTACAAGATTTTGTGGCTGCCATCGCTGAGGCTGGCACCGACGCCATCATCGTTCACGCTCGCAAAGCGTGGCTGCAGGGGCTAAGCCCTAAAGAAAATCGGGAAGTTCCACCTCTGAATTACGACCTGGTGTATCAACTAAAACGGGATTTCCCCGATCTCGAAATCATCATCAACGGAGGCATACAAACGCTAGAGGACGCCAGCTCGCAATTGTCATACGTGGATGGCATCATGATGGGCCGTAGCGCTTACCAAACCCCGTACATTCTCGGCAATGTAGATTCACAGTTTTACGGTAAAGATCATCAGATCACTTCCCGAGGCGAAATTATCCGCGGACTGTTTCCCTACATTGAAATGGAATTGTCAAAAGGCACCCGCCTCAACCATATAACTAGACATATGCTAGGTGTATTTAACGGTGAACCCGGTGGGCGTTTATTTAGACGTTATATCAGCGAACACGCTCATCGCCCAAATGCAGGCATTGAGGTATTGGAACACGCCTTACAGCTTACCGAACAAGCCATGCTGACCATGATCGGAAAAAGGACTGTTATTAATGAGTAA
- a CDS encoding YbaB/EbfC family nucleoid-associated protein, translating to MKPDLNELMKKAAEMQEKMQKAQAELANVEVQGESGAGLVKVMMTGRHDVRRVVIDPSVMSEDKEMLEDLLAAAVNDAVRKVEKNNQDQMGGMMSGLGMPDGFKMPF from the coding sequence ATGAAACCAGACTTGAATGAATTAATGAAAAAAGCCGCTGAGATGCAGGAAAAAATGCAGAAGGCCCAGGCTGAACTTGCCAATGTTGAAGTGCAGGGTGAATCTGGTGCGGGCTTGGTAAAAGTCATGATGACGGGGCGTCACGACGTCCGCCGGGTGGTCATTGACCCTAGCGTGATGTCTGAAGACAAGGAAATGCTAGAAGACCTGTTAGCTGCAGCAGTAAATGATGCGGTTCGCAAAGTTGAAAAAAACAACCAAGATCAGATGGGTGGAATGATGTCCGGGTTAGGTATGCCCGATGGCTTCAAGATGCCATTCTAA
- a CDS encoding polyhydroxyalkanoic acid system family protein, whose product MSKISIRQTHNKSPEELRDLIGQMSAKLEERYQLTSRWLSTNEVEVARSGITGRITLGDYDVRVDIKLGIMMSAFKAIIHREISRSMAEKLA is encoded by the coding sequence GTGTCGAAAATTTCTATTCGCCAAACTCATAATAAAAGCCCGGAAGAACTTCGCGATTTAATTGGGCAGATGTCTGCCAAGCTTGAAGAGCGTTATCAATTGACCTCGCGCTGGCTCAGTACAAACGAAGTAGAGGTGGCGCGTTCAGGGATTACTGGACGTATAACCCTCGGTGACTATGACGTTAGAGTCGATATTAAACTGGGGATAATGATGAGCGCATTTAAAGCGATAATTCACCGAGAAATATCCCGTTCAATGGCTGAAAAACTTGCCTGA
- the gltX gene encoding glutamate--tRNA ligase has translation MTVRTRIAPSPTGDPHVGTAYIALFNYCFAKSQGGEFVLRIEDTDQQRSTPESEQAILDSLRWLGLEWAEGPDVGGAHGPYRQSERSEIYKDHCDQLIAAGHAFRCYRTAEELNALREGRREAGGHSALKYSDLKLDDAEHARREAAGDAYVIRMHVPEEDGRCEIDDMLRGKIELEWGQVDAQILLKSDGLPTYHLANVVDDHLMGITHVLRGEEWINSAPKHKLLYQYFDWEMPVLCHLPLLRNPDKSKLSKRKNPTSIWYYQRMGFLPEAVLNYLGRMGWSMPDESEKFSLQAMIDNFDITRVSLGGPIFDVEKLRWLNGLWLREDCSLEQLADRMQEWALNRDMLLKMLPHIQSRIEVFSDMAPLASFFLAGMLPLTPASFAASSLSEEDLVTLLQCAAWRLESLNDWQRDSIFAEVKSLADGLGIKLKDFMPPLFVAIAGTTSSISVVDSMEVLGPDMSRARLRHAIEVLGGVGKKRLKKLEKQYQALDQ, from the coding sequence ATGACTGTTCGTACTCGCATTGCTCCTTCGCCCACTGGCGACCCACACGTTGGCACCGCTTATATTGCATTGTTCAATTATTGTTTTGCTAAAAGCCAAGGTGGCGAGTTTGTGTTGCGTATCGAAGATACCGACCAACAGCGCTCTACGCCGGAGTCTGAACAGGCGATATTGGATTCTCTGCGCTGGTTGGGCCTGGAGTGGGCAGAGGGTCCTGATGTTGGTGGCGCTCACGGTCCCTATCGTCAAAGTGAACGCAGTGAAATTTATAAAGATCATTGTGATCAGTTAATTGCGGCTGGCCATGCTTTTCGCTGCTACCGAACCGCAGAGGAGCTAAATGCGCTGCGCGAAGGGCGCCGAGAGGCGGGTGGGCATTCTGCGCTGAAATACTCAGATCTTAAATTGGATGATGCCGAGCATGCGCGTCGGGAAGCGGCGGGCGATGCTTACGTGATTCGTATGCATGTTCCCGAAGAAGATGGTCGCTGTGAAATTGACGATATGTTGCGGGGAAAAATAGAGCTGGAATGGGGTCAGGTAGATGCCCAGATTCTGCTCAAATCCGATGGTTTGCCAACCTATCACTTGGCCAATGTGGTTGATGATCACCTGATGGGGATTACCCATGTGTTGCGTGGTGAGGAGTGGATAAACTCTGCGCCCAAACACAAGCTTCTCTATCAGTATTTTGACTGGGAAATGCCAGTGCTTTGCCATCTGCCACTGCTGAGAAACCCAGATAAAAGTAAGCTCAGCAAGCGCAAAAACCCGACTAGTATTTGGTATTACCAGCGTATGGGCTTTTTGCCAGAAGCTGTGCTGAATTACCTAGGCCGCATGGGCTGGTCTATGCCCGATGAGAGTGAGAAATTCAGTCTGCAGGCGATGATCGATAATTTTGATATCACCCGAGTGAGCTTGGGTGGGCCGATATTTGACGTTGAAAAACTCCGTTGGCTGAACGGCTTGTGGTTGCGCGAGGATTGTAGTTTAGAGCAGCTTGCAGATCGCATGCAGGAGTGGGCGCTAAATCGCGACATGCTGCTGAAAATGTTGCCTCATATACAGTCGCGTATCGAAGTGTTTAGCGATATGGCGCCCTTAGCGTCGTTCTTTTTGGCGGGTATGTTACCGCTGACGCCTGCCAGCTTTGCCGCATCTAGCTTGAGTGAGGAGGACTTAGTTACTTTGCTGCAGTGTGCGGCGTGGCGTTTGGAGTCCTTAAATGATTGGCAGCGCGATAGTATCTTTGCTGAGGTGAAGTCGCTCGCCGACGGTCTTGGCATCAAGTTAAAGGACTTTATGCCGCCACTGTTTGTTGCGATTGCGGGAACCACGTCGTCGATCTCGGTTGTTGATTCTATGGAGGTGCTGGGCCCGGATATGAGCCGAGCGCGCCTTAGACACGCCATTGAGGTGCTGGGCGGCGTGGGTAAAAAGCGGTTGAAGAAATTAGAGAAGCAGTACCAGGCCTTAGATCAGTGA
- the recR gene encoding recombination mediator RecR has protein sequence MSYSPLIDDLIDALRCLPGVGAKSAQRMTFQLLERNRPGAARLAAALSKAAEHVGHCNSCRTLTENAQCHICADQRRDQQTICVVESPADVLAFEHSGDYKGLYFVLMGHLSPIDGIGPAEIGIDRLLERSAELAISELILATNPTVEGEATAYYITEQMRSRGIAVSRIAHGVPLGGELEYVDSGTLAHALKGRRPID, from the coding sequence ATGAGTTATAGCCCACTAATAGACGACTTAATTGATGCGCTGCGCTGTTTGCCCGGTGTAGGTGCTAAGTCCGCACAGCGTATGACCTTCCAGTTGTTGGAGCGTAACCGTCCAGGCGCTGCGCGCTTGGCTGCTGCTTTGAGTAAGGCCGCAGAACATGTTGGTCACTGCAATAGCTGCCGGACCTTAACGGAAAATGCGCAGTGCCATATTTGCGCTGATCAGCGCCGAGATCAGCAAACAATTTGTGTCGTAGAGTCACCGGCTGATGTGCTTGCGTTTGAACACAGTGGTGATTACAAGGGTCTGTACTTTGTGTTGATGGGGCATTTATCTCCCATCGACGGTATCGGCCCCGCAGAAATTGGCATTGATCGTCTGCTAGAACGAAGCGCAGAACTAGCTATTAGTGAGCTGATACTGGCGACCAACCCTACGGTTGAAGGTGAGGCAACCGCTTACTATATTACCGAGCAAATGCGCAGCCGAGGGATTGCCGTGAGTCGTATTGCCCACGGTGTGCCGCTGGGTGGCGAATTGGAATACGTGGACAGCGGTACGCTGGCACATGCACTTAAAGGACGTCGTCCCATTGACTGA
- the dnaX gene encoding DNA polymerase III subunit gamma/tau yields MSYQVLARKWRPKTFREMAGQNHVLKALVNALDHDRLHHAYLFTGTRGVGKTTIARILAKCLNCEVGVSSEPCGQCNACVAISEGRFVDLLEVDAASRTKVEDTREILDNVQYMPTHGRYKVYLIDEVHMLSSSSFNALLKTLEEPPAHVKFLLATTDPQKLPATILSRCLQFNLKNLTPERIVDYLKTVLAHEMVQFDESSLWLLGRAADGSMRDALSLTDQAIAFGSGKLGEADVRQMLGTIDHNSVYRLIEALAVSDGAALLAVVADLAEMGADFAGVISELLVVMHRLAVAQTVPDGLDNSLGDRSKIIGLAGKLTAEDVQFYYQIGLSGRRDMGLAPDPRAGLEMLLLRMLAFKPQGVIDGPRKILPKPVAAVAEAATSVKKPQTLDSAQEASTSVADVSSASAPDLDVNLRSREPLAELQDDRAQDHVISPSSSPPIPNEAVGMAAQVADDVARSAVLPQTEVGAAEPISNLGEPSAESNEAREEAITSRPELATEKIAFTDLNETVWREQFDVFPLPGMLGSLAGLCQIAAISADHVSFTVNAENTAFLSDRNVERLGELLSEYFGEALKVTVDIGDTPHETPAAYKQRCLDERLVVARNALRSDFHVKRIIEEFDGVLDEESVRLVD; encoded by the coding sequence ATGAGCTATCAGGTATTGGCGCGGAAATGGCGCCCAAAAACCTTCCGTGAAATGGCCGGTCAAAATCATGTATTAAAGGCATTAGTGAATGCACTTGATCATGATCGTCTTCATCACGCCTATTTGTTTACCGGCACCCGCGGTGTGGGTAAAACGACCATTGCTCGTATTCTGGCCAAGTGCCTAAACTGCGAAGTGGGTGTAAGTTCCGAGCCCTGTGGGCAGTGCAATGCCTGCGTCGCGATTAGTGAGGGTAGGTTTGTTGACTTGCTCGAGGTCGATGCAGCTTCACGCACAAAGGTAGAAGACACCCGGGAAATACTCGATAACGTCCAATATATGCCTACCCATGGCCGCTATAAGGTGTACCTCATCGATGAGGTGCATATGCTCAGTAGCAGTAGTTTTAATGCGCTGCTGAAAACCTTGGAAGAGCCGCCTGCACACGTCAAGTTTTTGCTAGCAACAACTGACCCGCAAAAACTACCGGCGACGATTTTATCTCGTTGTTTGCAATTCAATTTAAAAAATCTCACACCAGAGCGCATTGTCGATTACTTAAAGACAGTGCTCGCGCACGAAATGGTGCAGTTTGACGAGTCGTCACTCTGGCTGTTGGGTCGCGCGGCTGACGGCAGTATGCGCGACGCGCTGAGTTTGACGGATCAGGCGATCGCCTTTGGTTCCGGCAAGTTGGGCGAGGCAGATGTACGTCAGATGTTGGGAACCATTGACCATAATTCTGTCTATCGTCTAATAGAGGCTTTGGCGGTGAGTGATGGTGCCGCGCTGTTAGCTGTGGTGGCTGATCTTGCCGAAATGGGGGCTGATTTCGCCGGCGTTATTAGTGAGTTACTGGTGGTTATGCATCGCTTGGCGGTCGCGCAAACGGTACCCGATGGCTTGGATAATAGTCTGGGTGATCGCTCTAAAATCATAGGGTTAGCTGGCAAGCTTACAGCAGAAGATGTGCAGTTTTACTATCAAATTGGGCTCTCTGGGCGGCGGGATATGGGCTTGGCACCTGACCCCCGCGCGGGTCTTGAAATGCTGTTGTTGAGAATGCTAGCGTTTAAGCCCCAGGGCGTAATTGACGGACCTCGTAAAATTTTACCTAAACCGGTGGCGGCAGTGGCGGAGGCCGCTACTTCGGTAAAAAAGCCGCAGACGCTTGATTCGGCGCAAGAAGCGTCGACGAGCGTTGCTGACGTATCGAGCGCCTCAGCGCCTGATTTAGATGTAAATCTTCGGTCTCGAGAGCCGCTTGCTGAGCTACAAGATGATCGGGCTCAAGATCACGTTATATCGCCATCATCTTCGCCACCTATTCCAAACGAGGCTGTTGGGATGGCCGCTCAGGTGGCTGATGACGTAGCAAGGTCTGCGGTTTTGCCTCAAACTGAGGTTGGCGCGGCTGAACCTATCAGTAATTTGGGTGAGCCGTCTGCGGAGAGTAATGAAGCGCGTGAAGAAGCCATTACTTCCAGGCCCGAGTTGGCCACTGAGAAAATCGCTTTTACTGACTTAAACGAGACGGTTTGGCGTGAGCAATTTGACGTATTCCCTTTGCCGGGGATGTTGGGAAGTTTAGCGGGGCTCTGTCAAATTGCAGCCATATCCGCTGATCACGTTTCATTTACTGTAAATGCTGAGAACACTGCCTTTCTCAGTGATCGCAATGTCGAGCGCTTAGGTGAGTTGCTGTCAGAATATTTTGGCGAAGCACTTAAGGTTACGGTTGATATCGGTGATACTCCGCACGAAACGCCTGCTGCCTATAAACAGCGTTGCTTAGATGAGCGCTTAGTCGTGGCCAGAAACGCTTTGCGAAGCGATTTCCATGTAAAGCGTATAATCGAAGAATTTGATGGTGTGCTCGATGAAGAGTCAGTGCGCCTTGTTGATTAG
- a CDS encoding DegQ family serine endoprotease has protein sequence MTNELQSLRRSRYFLLQTLVFWFFATLAQGSLAFFPQEDGEGRPLPSLAPMLKSVNPAVVNISTYTTRTVSQSPLLNDPFFRRFFNVPDDQMQQPQQRRTQSAGSGVIIDAKNGIVLTNHHVIDGADEITVGMEDGRSYTAALVGSDPDVDIAVLKIEADNLHSVKLADSDNLEVGDYVVAIGNPFGLGQTVTTGIVSALGRSGLGIEGYENFIQTDASINPGNSGGALVNLRGHLVGVNTAILAPAGGNVGIGFAIPINMAKVSIDQIIEHGEVRRGRLGVVIQDLTPELAAAFNMDKHQRGAVIAEVQSGSAAEKAGLKVGDVVIDVDGKDISGSAQLRNAIGLKQVGDRIKVTVFRDGKRKAFRAKLGPVEPTPAVAASVGVVSDLLKGVTLRDADKGVVVAEVASDADAAGKLVPGDLIVSVNQRRVADVKQFGEAVAASKGRVLLRVVRGQMALWIVLQS, from the coding sequence ATGACTAATGAGCTGCAGTCACTGCGTAGATCGCGCTATTTTTTACTTCAAACCTTGGTTTTTTGGTTTTTTGCCACCCTTGCACAGGGTAGCTTGGCATTTTTCCCTCAAGAAGACGGCGAGGGAAGGCCGCTTCCCAGTCTTGCTCCTATGCTTAAATCGGTCAATCCTGCGGTTGTTAATATTTCGACCTATACCACGCGTACAGTAAGCCAAAGCCCTTTGCTTAATGATCCGTTTTTTCGACGGTTTTTTAACGTTCCAGACGATCAGATGCAACAGCCGCAGCAGCGGCGTACTCAAAGTGCCGGCTCCGGTGTGATTATCGACGCCAAAAACGGGATTGTACTAACCAACCATCATGTTATTGATGGGGCAGACGAAATTACGGTTGGTATGGAGGATGGCCGGAGCTATACCGCGGCATTAGTGGGTTCTGATCCCGATGTGGATATTGCGGTGCTTAAGATAGAGGCTGATAATTTACACAGCGTAAAATTAGCTGATTCCGACAATTTAGAGGTTGGCGATTATGTTGTGGCCATCGGCAACCCCTTTGGTTTGGGCCAAACTGTGACAACCGGTATTGTCAGCGCCCTTGGCCGCAGTGGCTTGGGTATAGAGGGTTATGAAAATTTCATACAAACCGATGCCTCAATAAACCCGGGTAATTCCGGGGGCGCTTTAGTCAATCTGCGTGGTCATTTGGTTGGGGTGAATACCGCCATTTTGGCTCCAGCAGGCGGCAATGTTGGGATCGGATTTGCCATACCCATTAATATGGCAAAAGTCAGTATTGATCAGATTATCGAGCACGGTGAAGTCCGTCGAGGGCGGCTTGGAGTTGTCATTCAGGATTTAACGCCCGAGCTGGCCGCCGCGTTCAATATGGATAAGCACCAGCGAGGCGCGGTAATTGCCGAGGTTCAGAGCGGCTCTGCCGCCGAAAAAGCCGGTTTAAAGGTGGGTGATGTGGTTATTGATGTGGATGGCAAGGATATTTCCGGCTCTGCACAGCTGCGCAACGCGATTGGTCTAAAGCAGGTTGGTGATCGTATCAAGGTGACTGTGTTTCGCGACGGCAAGCGTAAGGCGTTTCGAGCAAAGCTAGGCCCCGTTGAGCCTACTCCTGCGGTGGCGGCCAGTGTTGGCGTCGTCAGTGATTTATTGAAGGGAGTCACGCTACGTGACGCTGACAAGGGGGTGGTAGTTGCTGAGGTGGCGAGTGACGCTGACGCGGCGGGGAAGTTGGTGCCCGGTGACTTAATTGTGTCTGTAAATCAGCGGCGAGTGGCTGATGTTAAGCAGTTTGGTGAGGCCGTTGCCGCGAGTAAAGGCCGGGTCTTACTTAGGGTTGTGCGTGGTCAGATGGCGCTCTGGATAGTATTGCAGTCCTAG
- the rnd gene encoding ribonuclease D yields MTDSVESRVYIDTDAALVAACERWAIAPFLAIDTEFIRTDTFYPIAGLLQVGANSELYLIDPLPISDWSAFTALLRRSDLPKVIHSCSEDLEVFQVLFQCIPQPLLDTQIGAALAGMGAGLSYQKLVMDCLGIHVEKGETRSDWLRRPLSESQCVYAALDVLYLQRIYPILCQRLEEKGALAWWHEDCELITKQAEKPLIVTEYYQRIKSLWKLSGRQQYILQILCAWRETEARARNIPRGRVLKDAACFEIARHAPADSSQLGRIKEVSPGSVRRYGDTIMGLVAEGLAGDDSVLPPPAPKPLTSSQTQHYKQMKAVAEQAANELGVAAEVFVKKRDIEEIIRTGSLPTALSTWRKALIGDKLISLNEMKA; encoded by the coding sequence TTGACTGATTCTGTTGAATCCCGAGTTTATATTGATACCGACGCGGCACTAGTCGCCGCTTGCGAACGTTGGGCCATAGCGCCATTTTTGGCTATTGATACTGAGTTTATTCGCACTGACACCTTCTACCCGATAGCCGGTTTATTGCAGGTTGGGGCAAATAGTGAGCTCTATTTAATCGATCCTCTGCCGATAAGCGATTGGTCCGCCTTCACCGCCTTGCTACGGCGCAGTGATTTACCCAAGGTTATTCATTCCTGTAGCGAAGACCTGGAAGTATTCCAGGTCTTATTTCAATGTATTCCGCAGCCCTTGCTCGACACCCAAATCGGCGCTGCATTGGCTGGCATGGGCGCGGGCTTGAGCTACCAAAAGCTGGTTATGGATTGCTTGGGAATTCACGTTGAAAAAGGCGAAACCCGGTCTGATTGGCTACGACGCCCCTTGAGTGAAAGTCAGTGCGTATATGCAGCATTGGATGTGCTGTATTTGCAGCGAATTTACCCGATATTGTGTCAGCGCTTAGAGGAAAAGGGCGCTCTGGCATGGTGGCATGAGGATTGTGAGCTTATTACTAAGCAGGCGGAGAAGCCCTTGATCGTTACTGAGTACTATCAGCGAATAAAGTCGCTATGGAAGCTCAGTGGTCGTCAGCAATACATTTTACAAATATTGTGTGCCTGGCGGGAAACTGAGGCGCGCGCCCGCAATATTCCCCGAGGCCGGGTGTTGAAAGATGCTGCGTGCTTTGAAATTGCGCGACATGCCCCGGCTGATAGTAGTCAGCTAGGTCGAATTAAAGAAGTCTCCCCAGGTAGTGTGCGACGCTACGGTGACACGATAATGGGCTTGGTTGCTGAGGGTCTCGCAGGGGACGACAGTGTATTGCCACCGCCAGCGCCTAAGCCGCTGACATCGAGCCAAACCCAGCACTATAAGCAAATGAAGGCGGTAGCCGAGCAAGCGGCGAATGAACTTGGTGTCGCCGCAGAAGTGTTTGTTAAGAAGCGTGATATTGAAGAGATCATTCGCACAGGGTCGTTACCCACTGCGTTATCAACGTGGCGCAAGGCATTGATTGGCGATAAGTTAATTTCGCTAAATGAGATGAAAGCATGA
- a CDS encoding DUF4136 domain-containing protein, with protein MKKIGLAFCVMILTACSGVPVSTDYSQDFDFSKVSSYAWLLPAKPMNTEVDNDLVRERVVDAVDAQFTAKGLARAADAAKASVLVTYQLGQEDKIAIDNFGSWHTQFGYYPCYRCGYRPGFGYFGHSQFYDNDLWVRNYKESTLMIDIIDPNTKRLLWRGITKRAMPTLETPEERRLYVLETVSAILAEFPPRLASSP; from the coding sequence ATGAAAAAAATAGGCTTAGCGTTTTGTGTGATGATATTGACGGCCTGCAGCGGTGTGCCGGTATCCACCGATTATTCGCAGGACTTCGACTTTAGTAAGGTTTCTAGTTATGCATGGTTATTACCAGCTAAGCCGATGAATACTGAAGTTGATAACGATTTGGTTCGTGAGCGCGTTGTCGATGCGGTTGACGCTCAGTTTACGGCCAAGGGGCTGGCCCGCGCGGCAGACGCTGCGAAAGCCTCAGTGCTAGTGACCTATCAATTAGGTCAAGAGGACAAAATTGCGATTGATAATTTTGGTTCTTGGCATACCCAATTTGGTTACTATCCTTGCTATCGCTGCGGATATCGTCCCGGCTTTGGTTATTTCGGTCACAGTCAATTTTACGATAATGACCTTTGGGTGCGTAACTACAAAGAGAGCACCTTGATGATCGATATTATTGATCCGAACACTAAAAGACTGCTGTGGCGGGGAATCACTAAGCGTGCGATGCCGACTTTGGAGACCCCTGAAGAGCGGCGCTTATATGTGCTGGAGACGGTGTCTGCCATATTAGCTGAGTTCCCACCTAGGCTTGCTTCGAGCCCTTGA
- a CDS encoding TerB family tellurite resistance protein, with protein MFEKLKQLFSGVEEDTAKTTMSLELATAALLIEVSKSDFQQDPVEIEKIHELLVRCFSVSLTDIEEFMATATALNKDSTSLYPFTRYINDNCNNLEKYELIVALWEVAIEDGQIDKYEDHLIRKISDLIYLPHTEFIRAKLTTSEKAKAK; from the coding sequence ATGTTTGAAAAACTAAAACAGCTTTTTTCTGGTGTGGAAGAAGATACCGCAAAAACCACCATGTCATTGGAGTTGGCCACCGCGGCCTTACTCATTGAAGTCAGTAAGTCAGACTTCCAGCAAGACCCGGTCGAAATCGAGAAGATCCACGAGCTTCTGGTTCGCTGTTTCTCGGTTTCGCTGACAGATATTGAAGAATTCATGGCAACCGCCACCGCGCTCAATAAAGACAGTACATCTCTGTACCCTTTTACCCGCTATATCAATGACAACTGTAATAATCTGGAAAAATATGAGCTGATTGTCGCGCTTTGGGAAGTGGCTATTGAAGATGGGCAAATCGATAAATACGAGGATCATCTGATACGCAAAATTTCAGACCTGATCTACCTACCTCACACTGAATTTATCCGCGCAAAGCTGACAACAAGCGAAAAGGCAAAAGCTAAATAA